A region of Allocoleopsis franciscana PCC 7113 DNA encodes the following proteins:
- a CDS encoding DsbA family protein produces the protein MPPTKADNSKPTDSELEAKVLQVIRNNPQVLVESLQAYQQKQADQQQQAQKAFLEQMKSNPKAVIGDSPTTGAKEQKIVLLEFSDFQCPYCSKAHETLKQFMATRQNQVTLVYKHLPLTQIHPEAMPSAKAAWAAGQQGKFWEFHDALFENQQNLGEPLYVATAKALNLDLKRFDQDRNGQAASAAIQKDVEMAEKLGVTGTPFLIMNDQVIANGAQLDSLEAALKQVSQP, from the coding sequence ATGCCACCCACCAAAGCCGACAACAGTAAGCCAACCGACTCAGAGTTAGAAGCCAAAGTTTTACAGGTGATTCGCAACAATCCACAAGTGCTGGTGGAGTCGTTGCAGGCTTACCAGCAAAAGCAAGCTGATCAACAGCAACAAGCTCAAAAAGCTTTTCTGGAACAGATGAAATCCAATCCCAAAGCTGTGATTGGTGACTCCCCAACCACGGGAGCTAAAGAGCAAAAAATTGTACTCCTGGAATTCTCTGATTTTCAATGTCCTTATTGTTCTAAGGCTCATGAGACGCTGAAGCAGTTCATGGCAACTCGTCAGAATCAAGTTACCTTAGTCTATAAACATCTACCCCTGACTCAAATTCATCCGGAAGCGATGCCGTCGGCAAAAGCGGCTTGGGCCGCGGGTCAACAAGGGAAATTCTGGGAGTTTCATGATGCGTTGTTTGAAAACCAACAGAATTTAGGTGAACCTCTTTATGTGGCAACCGCTAAAGCTTTAAATCTGGATCTCAAGCGGTTTGATCAAGACCGAAATGGTCAGGCAGCGAGTGCAGCCATTCAGAAAGATGTAGAAATGGCAGAAAAATTAGGCGTTACAGGAACTCCTTTCTTAATTATGAATGATCAGGTTATTGCCAATGGTGCTCAATTGGATAGCCTCGAAGCGGCTTTGAAACAGGTAAGTCAGCCATAG
- a CDS encoding ferredoxin--nitrite reductase, translated as MTTADKKKINPIEKAKAQKHPLLLKQELEQLSQLGWEAMDEFERDHGLKWLGFFYRPVTPGKFMLRLRIPNGILTSSQLRVLAEIVQRYTEAAGFQQEGNADITTRQNIQLRGIHLEDIAAIIERLRKADLTSVQSGMDNVRNLTGSPVAGIDADELIDTRDIVCQLQDAITNKGEGNFDLSNLPRKFNIAVAGCRDNSVHAEINDIAFIPAYKDGKLGFNVIVGGFFSAKRCAAAIPLDAWVEPDDVVPLSLAILIVFRDHGERGNRQKTRLMYLIEEWGMEKFRTEVETQLGYPLQKAAAKDEIIWEKRDHLGIYSQKQPGLNYVGLHVPIGRLYASDMFEVSRLAEVYGNGEIRLTVEQNLIIPNIPDSRLEAFLKEPLVQQRFPIDPKPLQRALVSCTGAEFCGFAIIETKNRALAMIQELEAELETPHPVRIHWTGCPNSCGQPQVADIGLMGTKARKDGQMVEAVDLYMGGKVGKDAHLGSCVMPKIPCEDLKPVLRDLLIEHFGARPRQAAVVSV; from the coding sequence ATGACAACAGCAGATAAGAAAAAAATTAATCCCATCGAAAAAGCCAAAGCTCAAAAACATCCTTTATTACTCAAGCAAGAACTGGAACAGTTATCCCAATTGGGCTGGGAGGCAATGGATGAATTTGAACGCGACCATGGACTAAAGTGGTTAGGCTTTTTCTATCGCCCAGTGACTCCTGGCAAGTTTATGCTGCGGCTGCGGATACCCAATGGCATTTTGACCAGTTCTCAGCTACGAGTACTCGCGGAAATTGTGCAGCGATACACAGAGGCGGCAGGCTTTCAACAGGAAGGCAATGCGGATATCACCACGCGGCAAAATATCCAGCTACGCGGCATTCATCTTGAGGATATTGCCGCAATCATTGAGCGATTGCGGAAAGCGGACTTGACCAGTGTTCAATCAGGTATGGACAATGTGCGGAATCTCACCGGTTCACCCGTGGCGGGCATTGATGCTGATGAGTTGATTGATACCAGAGACATCGTTTGCCAACTCCAAGATGCCATCACCAACAAAGGGGAGGGGAATTTTGACTTAAGCAACCTTCCTCGGAAGTTCAATATTGCCGTTGCCGGTTGTCGAGACAATTCAGTTCATGCCGAAATTAATGATATTGCCTTCATTCCGGCCTATAAAGATGGCAAGTTAGGGTTTAACGTGATCGTGGGTGGCTTTTTCTCCGCCAAACGCTGTGCAGCCGCTATTCCCCTGGATGCTTGGGTGGAACCTGACGATGTGGTGCCCTTATCGTTAGCCATTTTGATAGTTTTTCGCGACCACGGTGAACGTGGCAATCGCCAGAAGACTCGTTTGATGTATCTTATTGAAGAGTGGGGAATGGAGAAGTTTCGCACGGAAGTCGAAACGCAATTGGGCTACCCTTTGCAAAAAGCAGCAGCCAAAGATGAAATTATCTGGGAAAAACGTGACCACCTCGGTATCTATAGCCAAAAACAACCGGGCTTAAACTATGTTGGCTTGCACGTTCCCATTGGTCGGCTGTATGCTTCGGACATGTTTGAGGTCTCAAGGCTGGCAGAAGTTTACGGCAATGGCGAGATTCGCCTCACCGTTGAGCAAAATCTGATTATTCCTAATATCCCTGATTCTCGCCTGGAAGCCTTCTTAAAGGAGCCACTGGTTCAACAGCGTTTTCCCATCGATCCCAAACCCTTACAACGGGCGTTAGTCTCTTGTACCGGCGCTGAATTCTGTGGTTTTGCGATTATTGAAACGAAAAATCGTGCTCTAGCCATGATTCAGGAACTGGAGGCTGAACTTGAAACGCCTCACCCCGTAAGAATCCATTGGACAGGCTGCCCGAATTCTTGCGGTCAACCCCAAGTGGCGGATATCGGACTAATGGGTACGAAAGCCCGCAAAGATGGACAGATGGTGGAAGCCGTAGACCTCTACATGGGTGGCAAAGTGGGCAAGGATGCTCATTTGGGGAGTTGTGTCATGCCAAAGATTCCTTGTGAAGACTTAAAACCTGTCTTGCGGGATCTCCTGATCGAACACTTCGGTGCTCGACCCCGACAAGCGGCTGTGGTTTCAGTATGA
- a CDS encoding MFS transporter, with product MLGQLWSFRGRYRILHLTWFAFFLSFVVWFNFAPFATAVKADLGLTEPQMRTIAICNVALTVPARIIIGMLLDRFGPRLTYSLLLMYAAIPCLLFAFAQNFDQLVISRLLLSIVGAGFVIGIRMVAEWFPPKEIGVAEGIYGGWGNFGSAGAAFILPSVATAMAFLAGGQINWRFAIALTGIIAGVYGVIYYFNVQDTPPGKVYQRPNRHGGIEVTTKKSFWAMLAMNIPLIGALGVLAWRLGKVKFLTASQLTIVLLFLVGLYLFQAYKSWDVNKELMTGKKRYPAEDRYSFSQVAILELTYFVNFGSELAVVSMLPGFFETTFSLNKVVAGMIAASYAFMNLAARPGGGLISDKLGSRKWTMTVLTGGMGLGYLLLSSVSGGGWLPFAILLTMLASFFVQAGEGSTFAMVPLIKRRVTGQIAGNVGAYGNVGAVIYLTLYSFLEGATGNRIFFQTLGLAAMVVAFLCAFFLKEPKGSFAEHHEDEAPEMGFTKTPILAEDRD from the coding sequence ATGCTCGGACAATTATGGTCATTTCGCGGTCGATACCGAATCTTGCATCTGACCTGGTTTGCTTTTTTTCTATCATTTGTAGTTTGGTTCAACTTTGCTCCGTTTGCGACAGCGGTGAAAGCCGATTTAGGTCTCACGGAACCCCAAATGCGAACCATCGCTATCTGTAATGTGGCTCTGACAGTGCCTGCACGAATTATTATCGGCATGTTGTTAGACCGCTTCGGTCCTCGCCTCACCTACTCGTTGCTATTAATGTATGCAGCGATTCCCTGTTTGCTATTTGCGTTTGCTCAAAACTTTGACCAATTGGTGATTAGCCGCTTGCTCCTCAGTATCGTGGGTGCAGGGTTTGTGATTGGCATCCGCATGGTAGCAGAATGGTTCCCGCCCAAAGAAATAGGGGTGGCAGAAGGAATTTATGGGGGCTGGGGCAACTTTGGTTCTGCTGGGGCTGCTTTCATTCTCCCCTCCGTTGCTACAGCCATGGCCTTTCTAGCAGGGGGTCAAATTAACTGGCGATTTGCGATCGCACTGACGGGTATCATTGCGGGCGTCTACGGTGTGATCTATTATTTTAACGTTCAAGACACGCCTCCCGGCAAAGTCTATCAGCGACCCAACCGTCATGGCGGCATAGAAGTGACCACGAAAAAAAGCTTCTGGGCCATGCTGGCGATGAACATTCCCCTGATCGGTGCCTTAGGCGTCCTCGCTTGGCGCTTAGGTAAGGTTAAGTTTCTCACGGCTAGTCAGCTAACCATTGTTCTGTTATTTCTCGTTGGTTTGTATCTGTTCCAAGCCTATAAGTCCTGGGATGTCAACAAAGAGTTGATGACCGGTAAAAAGCGCTATCCGGCTGAAGACCGCTATTCATTTTCCCAAGTCGCAATTTTAGAACTGACCTACTTTGTTAACTTTGGTTCTGAACTGGCTGTGGTTTCCATGCTGCCAGGGTTTTTTGAAACCACCTTCAGCTTAAATAAAGTCGTTGCCGGGATGATTGCCGCTAGTTATGCTTTTATGAATCTGGCAGCCCGTCCGGGAGGTGGCTTGATTTCTGACAAACTCGGCAGCCGCAAGTGGACAATGACAGTACTAACCGGTGGTATGGGGCTGGGCTATCTGCTGTTGAGTAGCGTGAGTGGAGGTGGGTGGCTTCCCTTTGCTATTTTGCTAACGATGCTGGCTTCCTTCTTTGTCCAAGCGGGTGAAGGTTCCACCTTTGCGATGGTGCCTTTAATTAAGCGGCGAGTGACCGGTCAGATTGCGGGTAATGTTGGTGCCTATGGTAACGTCGGCGCGGTGATTTACCTGACTCTCTACAGCTTCTTGGAAGGTGCGACTGGCAACCGAATTTTTTTCCAGACGTTGGGATTGGCAGCCATGGTTGTCGCTTTCCTGTGCGCTTTCTTCCTCAAAGAACCCAAAGGCTCTTTTGCTGAACACCATGAGGATGAAGCGCCAGAGATGGGATTTACAAAAACGCCCATCCTCGCGGAGGACAGAGACTAA
- a CDS encoding valine--tRNA ligase: MTATTPTQQTQYDPKTTEAKWQKYWEEHQTFKADPNHQGEPYSIVIPPPNVTGSLHMGHAFESALIDTLVRYHRMKGRNTLWLPGTDHASIAVHTMLEKQLKKEGTTRKALGREQFLERAWQWKEDSKGTIVNQLRRLGVSADWSRERFTMDEGLSKAVIKAFVSLYEEGLIYRGEYLVNWCPATQSAVSDVEVENQEVNGNLWHFRYPLSDGSGFVEVATTRPETMLGDTAVAVNPNDERYKDLIGKTLTLPIMGREIPIIADELVDPEFGTGCVKVTPAHDPNDFQMGQRHNLPFINIMNKDGTLNDKAGPFEGQDRFEARKNVVKRLEEDGVLVKVEDYKHTVPYSDRGKVPIEPLLSTQWFVKIRPMADKGLDFLDQQHSPVFVPERWTKVYRDWLVKLEDWCISRQLWWGHQIPAWYAVSETDGEITDHTPFVVASNEEEAKEKAISQFGENVKIKQDPDVLDTWFSSGLWPFSTMGWPEDTADLKTYYPTTTLVTGFDIIFFWVARMTMMGAHFTEKMPFKTVYIHGLVRDENNKKMSKTSGNGIDPLLLIDKYGTDALRYTLVKEVAGAGQDIRLEYNRKTDESASVEASRNFANKLWNASRFVMMNLDGKTPEELGTPLEGGVEVLELSDRWILSRFYQVVRQSNDALDNYSMGEAAKGLYDFIWGDFCDWYIEMVKSRLREDASSASRKVAQATLAYVLEGILKLLHPFMPHITEEIWHTLTQKSDQALAVQAYPEVGDIEGTNWSEPVLVDTQTRSPLPAPTAETPKTKLEQIASASDSGVLSRLNSSWNQSSSIGNQVAKVLSELPDEIGKFFNQYQQPMIVVALLLVTIITLKVTLAAVSAINSFPILQPTFEMVGLGYTIWFASRYLLTVAKRQELGAATQALKEQVIGTGEPKQVSRLTQEDKKSSPSLISGSTSVIDPQLEQQFELLISTIRTIRNLRAEAEIKPGVKVTVILQSSSDEERQILEAGQSYIKDLAKVESLTITPALEQELKTTMAGVVGTVQVLMPLEGVVDFDALRAKLERDLGKVEAEAKSLSGRLANQNFVSKAPADVVQGAKEALAEAEKQAEILRDRLSQI, translated from the coding sequence ATGACAGCAACAACTCCCACTCAGCAAACCCAATACGACCCCAAAACCACCGAAGCCAAGTGGCAGAAATACTGGGAAGAACACCAGACGTTCAAAGCCGACCCTAATCACCAAGGCGAACCCTACTCCATCGTGATTCCGCCGCCCAACGTTACGGGCAGCTTACACATGGGACACGCCTTTGAGAGTGCTTTAATTGATACCCTCGTCCGCTACCACCGGATGAAAGGGCGTAATACCTTGTGGCTACCGGGCACTGACCACGCCAGTATTGCGGTGCATACCATGCTGGAAAAGCAACTGAAAAAAGAGGGCACAACCCGCAAAGCATTAGGACGTGAACAGTTTCTGGAACGGGCTTGGCAGTGGAAAGAAGATTCTAAAGGGACAATTGTTAACCAACTACGGCGCTTAGGGGTGTCGGCAGATTGGTCGCGGGAACGCTTCACGATGGATGAAGGCTTATCCAAAGCCGTGATCAAAGCTTTTGTCAGTCTTTATGAAGAAGGCTTAATTTACCGGGGCGAGTACTTGGTGAACTGGTGTCCTGCTACCCAATCGGCTGTCTCAGACGTAGAGGTGGAAAACCAAGAAGTTAATGGAAATCTCTGGCATTTCCGCTACCCCCTCAGCGATGGCAGTGGTTTTGTGGAAGTGGCAACAACTCGACCCGAAACCATGCTGGGCGATACAGCCGTTGCTGTCAATCCTAATGATGAGCGCTACAAGGATTTGATTGGCAAGACGCTAACCCTGCCGATTATGGGGCGGGAAATTCCGATTATTGCGGATGAGTTAGTTGACCCAGAGTTTGGCACCGGTTGCGTGAAGGTGACACCTGCCCATGACCCGAATGACTTCCAGATGGGTCAGCGTCATAATTTGCCCTTCATCAACATTATGAATAAGGATGGCACCCTCAACGACAAGGCAGGGCCATTCGAGGGGCAAGACCGCTTTGAAGCCCGGAAGAATGTGGTGAAGCGCCTAGAGGAAGATGGCGTCTTGGTGAAGGTGGAGGACTACAAGCATACCGTCCCCTATAGCGATCGCGGCAAAGTCCCAATCGAACCTCTCCTCTCCACTCAGTGGTTCGTCAAAATTCGCCCTATGGCTGACAAGGGATTGGACTTCCTCGACCAGCAGCATTCACCCGTATTTGTGCCAGAACGCTGGACAAAGGTTTACCGGGATTGGCTGGTGAAGTTAGAAGATTGGTGCATTTCCCGCCAACTGTGGTGGGGACATCAAATTCCCGCCTGGTATGCGGTGAGTGAAACCGATGGAGAAATTACAGACCATACTCCTTTTGTCGTTGCCTCTAATGAGGAGGAAGCCAAAGAAAAGGCAATTTCACAATTTGGCGAAAATGTCAAGATAAAACAAGACCCGGATGTGCTGGATACGTGGTTTTCTTCGGGATTATGGCCTTTCTCCACCATGGGTTGGCCTGAAGACACAGCAGACTTAAAGACCTACTATCCTACGACAACCCTGGTTACCGGCTTTGACATCATTTTCTTCTGGGTGGCACGGATGACGATGATGGGAGCGCATTTCACGGAAAAGATGCCGTTTAAGACCGTTTACATCCACGGATTGGTGCGGGATGAGAACAACAAGAAGATGTCCAAAACTTCAGGCAATGGCATTGACCCCTTGTTGCTGATCGATAAGTATGGAACTGACGCCCTGCGCTATACCCTGGTTAAAGAAGTGGCTGGGGCGGGTCAAGATATTCGCTTGGAGTACAACCGCAAGACGGATGAGTCTGCCTCGGTAGAAGCGTCTCGCAACTTCGCCAACAAGCTGTGGAATGCGTCTCGGTTTGTGATGATGAATCTCGATGGTAAGACGCCTGAGGAGTTGGGAACCCCTCTCGAAGGGGGGGTCGAGGTTTTGGAATTGAGCGATCGCTGGATTCTCTCGCGCTTCTATCAAGTGGTGCGTCAAAGCAACGATGCTCTGGACAACTACAGCATGGGAGAAGCGGCGAAGGGACTCTATGATTTCATCTGGGGGGACTTCTGCGACTGGTACATTGAAATGGTCAAATCGCGGTTGCGTGAGGATGCTTCTTCTGCGTCGCGAAAAGTGGCTCAAGCGACTCTCGCCTATGTGTTAGAAGGCATTCTCAAATTGCTTCATCCATTTATGCCTCACATCACTGAAGAGATTTGGCATACCCTGACGCAAAAATCCGATCAGGCTTTGGCAGTGCAAGCTTATCCAGAAGTGGGGGATATAGAAGGGACGAACTGGAGTGAGCCAGTCTTGGTGGACACCCAAACGCGATCGCCTTTACCCGCCCCGACAGCCGAAACCCCCAAAACAAAGCTGGAACAGATTGCCAGTGCTAGCGATTCGGGGGTATTATCTCGCCTGAATTCATCGTGGAATCAATCGTCATCAATCGGGAATCAAGTTGCCAAAGTTTTGTCTGAATTGCCGGATGAGATAGGTAAGTTTTTCAATCAATACCAACAGCCGATGATTGTGGTTGCCCTGTTGCTGGTCACAATCATTACTCTCAAAGTCACGTTAGCAGCCGTCAGCGCCATCAATAGTTTCCCCATCCTACAACCGACATTTGAAATGGTTGGTCTAGGATACACAATATGGTTTGCTTCCCGCTATTTACTCACGGTTGCGAAGCGGCAAGAGTTGGGCGCTGCAACTCAAGCACTTAAAGAACAAGTGATTGGCACAGGAGAACCCAAACAAGTATCAAGGCTGACACAAGAGGACAAAAAAAGCTCCCCATCCTTAATCTCTGGGTCTACTTCTGTGATTGACCCACAACTGGAGCAACAGTTTGAGCTACTGATTAGTACAATTCGCACCATCCGCAACCTCCGGGCAGAGGCAGAGATCAAACCTGGTGTGAAGGTAACAGTGATTCTACAAAGTAGTAGTGATGAAGAACGTCAAATTCTTGAGGCAGGGCAGTCTTATATTAAAGATTTGGCAAAAGTGGAAAGTTTGACCATTACCCCAGCCTTAGAGCAAGAACTCAAGACAACGATGGCGGGTGTCGTCGGTACAGTTCAAGTCCTGATGCCCTTGGAAGGCGTGGTGGATTTCGATGCTCTGCGTGCAAAGTTAGAACGAGATTTAGGTAAAGTAGAAGCGGAAGCTAAATCGCTGTCCGGGCGTCTGGCGAATCAAAACTTTGTCAGCAAAGCTCCGGCAGACGTTGTGCAGGGTGCGAAAGAGGCTTTGGCAGAAGCTGAAAAACAAGCGGAAATTTTACGCGATCGCCTTTCTCAGATATAG
- a CDS encoding phosphate-starvation-inducible PsiE family protein, whose translation MRQLKKIFYLFITSCRDSNFLSGISRIEGFVSKVLSVVMVVVILVSVYDLVVFLAQELFTTPLGFFNKTLFQTFGLFLNVLIALEILENITAYLRKHVIQVELVIVTSLIAVARKIIILDLQKVTGTEIIGLSIAILSLSISYFIIRFTNPREPHDKH comes from the coding sequence ATGCGGCAGTTAAAAAAAATTTTCTATCTATTCATTACTTCTTGTAGGGACAGTAATTTTCTAAGTGGTATAAGCCGGATAGAGGGGTTTGTCTCTAAAGTGCTGTCTGTGGTGATGGTGGTAGTCATCTTAGTTTCAGTTTATGACCTAGTTGTTTTTCTAGCTCAGGAGCTGTTTACCACACCTTTAGGCTTTTTTAACAAAACTTTATTCCAAACGTTTGGCCTGTTTCTCAATGTTCTGATTGCCCTCGAAATTCTAGAAAATATTACCGCTTATCTACGAAAGCATGTTATTCAAGTTGAACTGGTTATTGTTACGTCTTTAATTGCTGTTGCTCGTAAAATTATTATTCTTGACCTTCAAAAAGTCACGGGAACGGAGATAATCGGGTTGTCGATCGCTATTCTCTCTTTATCAATTAGTTATTTTATTATCCGTTTTACAAATCCTAGAGAACCGCATGATAAGCACTAA
- a CDS encoding molybdopterin oxidoreductase family protein — protein MTDATKTLCPYCGVGCGLEVAPPAQAGKATNRDAEGTPIWKVKGDRSHPSSQGMVCVKGATISESLDKDRLKYPMMRHSLDQPFRRVSWDEALDAIANRIRTVQVTQGADGICMYGSGQFQTEDYYIAQKLMKGCLGTNNFDANSRLCMSSAVSGYIQSFGSDGPPCCYDDLELTDCAFLIGTNTAECHPIIFNRLRKYHKQNKKVKMIVVDPRKTPTAEAADLHLAIRPGTDIDLLNGIAHLLMRWGHYNSVFIDECTSGFSEYAEVIRHYPPELVAKKCGIRLDELETAAKYWGQSERVLSLWSMGVNQSSEGTAKVRTIINLHLMTGNIGKPGAGPFSLTGQPNAMGGREAGGLCHILPGYRLVKNPQHRQELEQFWGLPAGSIAADRGRTAWEMMTGLETGEVGLLWVAATNPAVSMPDVERTKAALLRSPFTVYQDAYYPTETAAYAHVLLPAAQWSEKTGTMTNSERMVTLCPKFRHAPGEAKADWEIFAEVGRRLGFVDQFAFQDSAEVRAEFIQVTRGRVCDQTGMSYQRLQAEGPLQWPCPDELLVQGLNSNKVKIQPSNPKRLYTDLRFPTPDGRARFGAYHSRGLAERPDPNYPFILTTGRLYGHWHTQTRTGRIPKIVQMHPNPFIEIHPRDAEKLGIQDETWVEVRSRRGICRFQAQVTKAIAPGTVFVPMHWGALWADGAEANALTHPESCPDSLQPELKACAVQLLPVSAETPISSQSFQSSLRAWFSPSLSV, from the coding sequence ATGACTGATGCAACAAAAACACTCTGTCCTTACTGTGGTGTTGGCTGCGGACTAGAGGTCGCACCACCCGCGCAAGCTGGTAAAGCGACGAATCGAGATGCAGAAGGAACCCCGATTTGGAAGGTAAAGGGCGATCGCTCCCATCCCTCTAGTCAGGGCATGGTGTGTGTCAAAGGGGCAACCATTAGCGAATCTTTGGACAAAGACCGACTGAAGTATCCCATGATGCGTCACTCTCTGGATCAACCCTTCCGCCGGGTTAGCTGGGATGAAGCATTAGATGCGATCGCCAATCGGATTCGCACCGTTCAAGTCACCCAAGGGGCAGACGGGATCTGTATGTATGGTTCGGGTCAGTTTCAAACTGAGGACTACTACATCGCCCAAAAACTCATGAAAGGCTGTTTGGGTACCAATAATTTTGACGCTAACTCCCGTCTGTGTATGTCCTCAGCCGTATCGGGTTACATCCAAAGTTTTGGATCGGATGGCCCTCCTTGTTGCTACGACGACTTAGAACTGACAGATTGCGCCTTTCTCATCGGCACGAATACGGCGGAATGCCACCCAATTATCTTCAACCGTCTGCGGAAATACCACAAACAAAACAAAAAAGTCAAAATGATTGTGGTTGACCCCCGCAAGACACCCACGGCGGAAGCGGCTGACTTGCATTTGGCGATTCGACCGGGTACAGATATTGATTTACTCAACGGTATCGCTCATCTGCTGATGCGTTGGGGTCACTATAATTCTGTGTTTATTGATGAATGCACCAGTGGTTTTTCCGAATATGCGGAGGTGATTCGTCACTATCCACCGGAATTGGTTGCCAAAAAGTGTGGCATTCGGTTGGATGAACTAGAGACGGCAGCCAAATACTGGGGTCAGTCTGAACGAGTCCTGTCCTTATGGTCGATGGGTGTGAATCAGTCTTCGGAGGGGACGGCGAAGGTACGGACAATTATTAATTTGCATCTGATGACCGGCAACATCGGCAAACCCGGTGCAGGCCCATTTTCCCTGACCGGTCAGCCGAATGCCATGGGAGGACGGGAAGCCGGGGGTCTTTGTCACATTTTACCCGGATATCGCTTGGTCAAGAATCCCCAGCATCGCCAGGAATTGGAGCAGTTTTGGGGTCTACCCGCTGGGAGCATTGCAGCGGATCGCGGTCGCACCGCTTGGGAGATGATGACTGGATTGGAAACCGGAGAGGTGGGTTTGTTGTGGGTGGCGGCGACCAATCCGGCGGTGAGTATGCCAGATGTTGAACGGACGAAGGCGGCGTTGTTGCGATCGCCATTCACGGTTTATCAAGATGCTTACTATCCCACAGAAACGGCTGCCTATGCTCACGTCCTACTGCCTGCGGCGCAGTGGAGTGAAAAAACAGGCACCATGACCAACTCAGAACGCATGGTGACACTTTGCCCTAAGTTTCGCCATGCTCCCGGAGAAGCTAAAGCGGACTGGGAAATCTTTGCGGAAGTGGGGCGTCGCTTAGGTTTTGTTGACCAGTTTGCGTTCCAAGACTCTGCGGAAGTTCGCGCAGAGTTTATCCAAGTGACTCGCGGGCGCGTGTGTGATCAGACGGGTATGAGTTACCAACGCTTGCAAGCCGAAGGGCCGCTGCAATGGCCTTGCCCAGATGAGTTGCTGGTTCAAGGTTTGAATAGTAATAAAGTTAAGATTCAACCTTCAAACCCAAAACGTCTGTATACCGATTTGCGCTTTCCTACACCCGATGGACGTGCCCGGTTTGGGGCTTATCACTCACGCGGGTTAGCCGAACGGCCTGATCCAAATTACCCCTTTATCTTGACAACTGGGCGTCTTTATGGTCACTGGCACACCCAAACTCGGACGGGACGAATTCCCAAAATTGTGCAAATGCATCCTAATCCCTTTATCGAGATTCATCCCCGTGATGCCGAGAAGTTGGGGATTCAGGATGAAACGTGGGTGGAAGTGCGATCGCGTCGTGGTATTTGTCGTTTCCAAGCCCAAGTCACAAAAGCGATCGCACCAGGTACCGTTTTCGTCCCTATGCACTGGGGCGCATTGTGGGCGGATGGTGCAGAAGCCAATGCCCTCACTCACCCAGAATCTTGCCCCGATTCCCTACAACCGGAATTGAAAGCCTGTGCAGTACAACTGTTGCCTGTATCGGCTGAAACCCCTATAAGTAGTCAGTCATTTCAGTCCAGTTTAAGGGCTTGGTTTTCACCGTCCCTCTCTGTGTGA
- a CDS encoding nitrate reductase associated protein, which translates to MSHFFQFEADFVESLRCIPMQVRMKLDTCGVKLKLTHWNQFTLEEREALVEMLCTTTDEIETYREYLQNRVIEHTGSPASTLPIEPQPAWMDSTTIPASIQEKAQELAVSITVQQWATLSPAQRFALIKLSRPSHENHNFLPALKEFQLI; encoded by the coding sequence ATGTCTCATTTTTTCCAATTTGAAGCCGACTTTGTAGAGTCTTTACGCTGCATTCCTATGCAAGTACGAATGAAATTAGATACTTGCGGAGTCAAACTTAAATTAACTCACTGGAACCAATTTACACTGGAAGAGCGTGAAGCATTGGTAGAGATGCTCTGCACCACAACCGATGAAATAGAAACCTATCGGGAATATTTACAAAATCGAGTGATCGAGCATACAGGTTCACCCGCTTCCACACTTCCCATAGAACCCCAACCGGCCTGGATGGATAGCACAACCATTCCTGCAAGTATTCAGGAAAAAGCGCAAGAATTAGCTGTATCTATCACAGTTCAGCAGTGGGCAACACTCAGCCCTGCCCAGCGTTTTGCTCTTATTAAGCTCAGCCGTCCCAGTCATGAAAACCACAATTTTTTACCAGCCCTCAAGGAGTTTCAACTCATTTGA